The DNA region CCAATAAAAACTGGTATCTAAGGTTTGATATCATCTAAATATTTCTCAATTGCAAATATAAATAACTTTGAAAACAACCAACTAAAAAACAAGCCTATTAGGGCACCGGTCAACACATCCAAAGGAAAATGAACTCCCAAATAAATCCTACTATAGGCTACTAAAAGCGCCCATGAAATTAAAAATAACCCTATGTACCTAAACTTATGTTTAAGTAGTAAGGTAAAGAAAAACGCAACCGCAAAACTGTTAGAGGCATGCGCCGAAAAATAACCGAACTTACCTCCACAAGAAGATTTCACCAACCTTACCAGCCCCTCTAAACTTGGGTCATGGCACGGGCGTAAACGTTGTACCCCGTATTTGAAGAAATTACCTAATTGGTCCGTTACAACAATTAATAGCGCTACGGCCACTAAAAGTACTAGTGTTCTTTTTAGTCCAAATGTCTTGAATGCCAAGAATAATAATGCAGCGTAAAGCGGTATTGCACTGAACTTATTAGAAATGAACAACCAAAATGCATCCCATTGTACGGTTCCTAAATTATTTAGGAAGAGGAAAATCTCTTTATCTTGCTCTATGAGTTCTTGCCACATATTTTTTACTCTTCGTACCTCGCAACTTCTCGGTCATAGAAGGCTGTTGCTTGTTCTATTAGGCCCTCGGCTTCAGATTCTAATTCTTTTTCATCTTCTGCAGAAAAGTCTTCCAACCACTCCACTTCATCATTTTCTAAATTGATGATAAAACGAGGATATTCAGTATGAACAATAAATATAGCGGTAGGATAATCTGTGTTATCTCCTAACAAAAACTTTGGGAATTCCATCTTATGAATTTACTATTAACTTTTTGGTTAAATAATTGAAGCGAATATACAACATAACAGCCGATGCACTCAGTCCGGTCAACAAACCAATCCAAATACCTGTACTTCCTAATTCCGTATGCAAACCTAAGTAATAACTTACTGGGAAACCTATTGCCCAATAGGCTATAAAGGTAATGAGTGTTGGTATTTTTACATCTTGTAATCCGCGTAGCGCACCTAAAACCACCACTTGTACCCCATCCGATATTTGAAAAAAAGCGGCAACAAGTAATAGCTCGGCAGCTAAGGCAATCACCTCTGTATTATCTACCACGTTCAAAGCGTCATCTAAATCTAAATATAGCGTTGGAAACCAATGCCTACCCAATAAGAATAATGCCGCAAAAATAATTTCCAATAGCAATGTGAGAAAAAATATAGATTTCCCAATACGTCTTAATTCCGCAAAATTGCGCAACCCCTTTTGGTTTCCTACTCTAATCATAGCAGCAATTCCCAGCCCCATTCCGAACATAAAAGTCATACTGCTTAAGTTTAAGGCTATTTGATTGGCAGCTTGGGCATTCTTCCCCAAAACTCCACTTAGCCATATCGCAGCGGTAAAAATGGCCACTTCAAAAAACATTTGCAATGCCGATGGAAAACCAAGGTCTATAATTTTTTTAATTACCTTTTTCTCAATATTCTTCCAATTGAATCCCGTTACATAGTCATGAAATTTCTTTTTACTCTTGAGCAGGTACCAGATATAGGCAACCATTAAGAACCTGGAAACCAACGTACCAATAGCAGCACCTACGATTCCCATTTTTGGAAAACCGAACGAACCGAAAATCAATAAGTAATTGATTGTTATATTCACCACATTAGCCATAATCGTGGCATACATTGGGTATTTGGTTTGCGAAAGTCCTTCAGAAAATTGCTTAAATGCCTGAAAAACAACTAAAGGCACCAATGAAAAAGCTACTAAATCCAAATAGGGCAAGGCTAAAGAGACAACCTCTTCGGACTGCCGCATAGAATACATTAAGGGTTTTGCCAATAATATAATCCCGAACAAAACCAGACTAAGTACCGTACACAGGACCAAACCATGCTTTAACGCGCTTTTTGCATCCGCCTTGTTACCCGCTCCGTCTGCCTCTGCCACCAGAGGAGTAATAGCGGTAGAAAAGCCAATCCCTAATGACATTGCTATAAAAACAAAACTATTGCCCAATGAAACCGCAGCCAATTCTGCCGTCCCCAATTGACCTACCATAATATTGTCTGCCAATTGTACAAACGTATGCCCTAACATCCCCAATATTACGGGTACCGATAGCTTTATATTATATCTAAATTCTTTTGTATATTGCTGAAACAAAACTAATTGGTTTA from Zobellia alginiliquefaciens includes:
- a CDS encoding phosphatase PAP2 family protein, which encodes MWQELIEQDKEIFLFLNNLGTVQWDAFWLFISNKFSAIPLYAALLFLAFKTFGLKRTLVLLVAVALLIVVTDQLGNFFKYGVQRLRPCHDPSLEGLVRLVKSSCGGKFGYFSAHASNSFAVAFFFTLLLKHKFRYIGLFLISWALLVAYSRIYLGVHFPLDVLTGALIGLFFSWLFSKLFIFAIEKYLDDIKP
- a CDS encoding MATE family efflux transporter gives rise to the protein MFQQYTKEFRYNIKLSVPVILGMLGHTFVQLADNIMVGQLGTAELAAVSLGNSFVFIAMSLGIGFSTAITPLVAEADGAGNKADAKSALKHGLVLCTVLSLVLFGIILLAKPLMYSMRQSEEVVSLALPYLDLVAFSLVPLVVFQAFKQFSEGLSQTKYPMYATIMANVVNITINYLLIFGSFGFPKMGIVGAAIGTLVSRFLMVAYIWYLLKSKKKFHDYVTGFNWKNIEKKVIKKIIDLGFPSALQMFFEVAIFTAAIWLSGVLGKNAQAANQIALNLSSMTFMFGMGLGIAAMIRVGNQKGLRNFAELRRIGKSIFFLTLLLEIIFAALFLLGRHWFPTLYLDLDDALNVVDNTEVIALAAELLLVAAFFQISDGVQVVVLGALRGLQDVKIPTLITFIAYWAIGFPVSYYLGLHTELGSTGIWIGLLTGLSASAVMLYIRFNYLTKKLIVNS